From a region of the Hypanus sabinus isolate sHypSab1 chromosome 2, sHypSab1.hap1, whole genome shotgun sequence genome:
- the LOC132385343 gene encoding uncharacterized protein CCDC198-like isoform X1: protein MGLCSSKVSHKVIKVTPVPANETGGLDQLPGGADGERLKHGEQQETSKPRRSDLPPLKERHVAGVLRQVPRPISFDVNADDRGTSIIKNHPPRRFQGFEPINGCTVITSEKLLEKQRAVNAHKVQMPGRIVKLSSFGMWEGTETSRVPDDYDCQKCIQLQLLTIHIEELQIIRETEGVEGKLIDRIY, encoded by the exons ATGGGCTTATGCTCGTCTAAAGTCTCGCACAAGGTGATCAAGGTGACGCCGGTGCCCGCAAACGAGACGGGGGGTTTGGACCAATTGCCTGGTGGGGCGGACGGGGAGCGTCTGAAACACGGAGAGCAACAGGAAACTTCAAAGCCGAGGAGAAGCGACCTTCCTCCGCTGAAGGAGAGGCACGTTGCCGGCGTGCTGCGGCAAG TACCCAGGCCCATCTCGTTTGATGTTAATGCGGACGACAGGGGAACCAGTATAATAAAAAATCACCCTCCTCGCAGATTTCAG GGTTTTGAACCCATTAATGGTTGCACAGTGATCACATCAGAGAAACTTCTGGAAAAACAGCGAGCAGTAAATGCACACAAAGTACAG atgccaggcaggatagtgaaattatcctcttttggaatgtgggaaggcacGGAGACCTCCAGAGTCCCTGATGACTATGACTGCCAGAagtgtatccagctgcagcttctaacaatccacattgaggaactccagatcattcgggagactgaaGGGGTTGAAGGGAAGCTGATAGATAGGATATATTGA